In Ferroplasma sp., a single window of DNA contains:
- a CDS encoding APC family permease, with protein MIETGRLKRNSLGGFRLVWQAMGTLSVAADAAYLLTGVVEYALGATPLALVLGVFAYLFIMNTGYQFSKHVNSAGSYYTFAGKGLGGIAGTFQAWNMAFYGLIGYGSFGFLGLAAFITLLDPTYKGIIFWLPVAFFAALISFIFTHRGMKISTDYQIAGGVIEVAVLLIGSALIIINAGKLNTLAVFSTKYVSGISQLLFAMIYSMILYFGTTVSITAMGEEAITPQKTIKKALIGTVILSGITLIIVSYAFTIGWGPSAMASFESSNDPGVILFSKLNPVIYILLILVTVNSFMGYNISVSNADSRIFYSFARDGILFLPESIAKIHKKYKTPSNAALTIFIMSFIIAVVFGVLFGPVQGGLIMLLINAYAAYTEHIVASISLPFMMKRIGKLRVIEHIIIPVIGILILVIIMAGTLISPEKYPENIAVYIGIAWIPIAGIMTMVEYIVHPERVRRAAKMSIEEEALEPK; from the coding sequence ATGATAGAAACAGGAAGGCTGAAGCGCAATTCCCTTGGTGGATTCAGGCTCGTATGGCAGGCCATGGGAACACTTTCAGTTGCAGCAGATGCAGCTTATTTATTAACTGGAGTGGTAGAATACGCACTGGGTGCAACCCCGCTTGCACTGGTTCTCGGTGTATTCGCATATCTATTTATTATGAATACTGGATACCAGTTTTCCAAGCATGTTAATTCTGCCGGTTCATACTATACATTTGCCGGCAAGGGATTAGGCGGCATAGCCGGAACATTCCAGGCATGGAACATGGCGTTTTATGGCCTCATAGGATACGGCAGCTTCGGATTCCTGGGGCTGGCCGCATTCATAACACTGCTTGATCCCACATATAAGGGAATAATCTTCTGGCTTCCTGTGGCATTCTTTGCCGCATTGATATCCTTCATATTCACACACAGGGGCATGAAAATTTCCACAGATTACCAGATAGCCGGTGGTGTAATAGAGGTTGCAGTGCTGCTCATAGGTTCAGCATTAATCATTATTAATGCGGGAAAACTCAATACCCTTGCGGTATTCAGCACAAAATACGTCTCAGGAATTTCGCAGTTGCTCTTCGCAATGATCTATTCAATGATACTCTATTTCGGCACCACTGTGTCCATAACGGCCATGGGAGAGGAGGCAATAACACCACAGAAAACAATCAAAAAAGCCCTCATAGGAACGGTTATACTTTCAGGCATAACTTTAATAATTGTTTCATATGCATTTACAATCGGCTGGGGGCCCTCTGCCATGGCTTCATTTGAAAGTAGCAATGATCCCGGGGTTATACTCTTCAGCAAACTCAACCCTGTCATCTATATACTTTTAATTCTTGTAACAGTAAACAGTTTCATGGGATACAATATTTCCGTGAGCAATGCCGATTCAAGAATATTTTATAGTTTTGCAAGGGATGGCATATTATTCCTTCCAGAAAGCATAGCAAAAATACACAAAAAATACAAAACGCCATCCAATGCCGCACTGACAATATTCATCATGTCCTTCATCATCGCTGTTGTTTTCGGTGTGCTATTCGGACCGGTTCAGGGTGGGCTTATCATGCTCCTGATCAACGCATACGCTGCATATACAGAGCACATTGTTGCATCCATATCCCTGCCATTCATGATGAAACGTATCGGAAAGCTCAGGGTTATTGAGCATATTATTATTCCTGTAATAGGAATATTGATTCTGGTAATTATAATGGCAGGCACACTGATATCCCCGGAAAAATACCCGGAGAATATAGCAGTATACATAGGCATTGCGTGGATTCCCATTGCGGGAATAATGACAATGGTAGAATATATTGTTCATCCCGAGAGGGTCAGGAGGGCGGCAAAGATGTCCATTGAGGAGGAGGCTCTGGAGCCTAAATAA
- a CDS encoding MFS transporter, with product MSELPMSKKSISITIALMAFSGLLIIYVETMIVPAIPIFITFFHSTYSNVSWILTAYIISGTVSAAIFGKVADIVGKKKIFIILGIIYTIAISFGGFTRTLDELIAVRAVQGLGFGMIPIAFAIINDVVPREKLALAQGIMSATFAIGSGIGLVLGSYITETLGWQWDFHTAIPVAVILLILVFIFIRENTVTGKQKIDFAGVAMLGGGLVALIFALSEGQHYGWYSHLIIGLFIAALVLFTVFAYFESHYKYAFINMKLLKKRNIFLSNIVGLFAMAAMYFLFFTVPTLLQDPAPSGFGKTVFDSGLILFPATVMNMVFAPVAARIIRKRGPRLSILMGLTVDLIGFGLLYLYRATIPEILLDTIFVGAGISMMLVGIINVLLTSTPRENAGEATGMNTVFRDIGMSIAPAFGGALETMYTVKVTIGVKMVNGIPYKIMEAFPDKTAYNYIYLIGVIFVILGFIFTVLIKKTGTKS from the coding sequence ATGTCTGAACTTCCCATGTCAAAGAAATCAATTAGCATAACCATAGCATTAATGGCATTTTCGGGGTTGCTTATTATCTACGTGGAAACCATGATAGTGCCGGCTATACCAATATTTATAACATTCTTTCATTCAACGTACAGCAATGTATCATGGATTTTAACTGCTTACATTATAAGCGGCACAGTTTCTGCAGCCATATTCGGGAAGGTTGCTGATATAGTTGGAAAGAAAAAGATATTCATTATCCTGGGAATAATATATACCATTGCCATATCATTCGGGGGATTTACCAGAACACTGGATGAGCTTATAGCAGTTCGTGCAGTCCAGGGGCTTGGCTTCGGAATGATACCTATCGCCTTTGCAATAATAAATGATGTTGTGCCCAGGGAAAAGCTGGCACTGGCACAGGGCATAATGAGCGCCACATTTGCCATAGGGTCAGGCATAGGGCTTGTTCTGGGCTCATATATCACAGAAACCCTTGGATGGCAGTGGGATTTCCATACGGCAATACCGGTTGCAGTTATCCTGCTTATCCTGGTATTTATATTCATAAGGGAGAACACGGTTACAGGAAAGCAGAAAATCGACTTTGCAGGTGTTGCAATGCTGGGCGGCGGGCTGGTTGCACTTATTTTTGCACTCTCAGAGGGCCAGCATTATGGATGGTATTCCCATCTTATCATAGGATTATTCATTGCAGCCCTTGTTCTATTCACAGTGTTTGCATATTTTGAGAGCCATTATAAATACGCGTTCATAAATATGAAGCTCCTGAAGAAGAGGAATATTTTCCTTTCCAATATAGTGGGGCTATTTGCCATGGCAGCAATGTATTTTCTGTTCTTTACTGTTCCAACACTGCTGCAGGACCCGGCACCCAGCGGGTTCGGCAAAACAGTATTTGATTCGGGGCTTATACTATTTCCTGCCACTGTGATGAATATGGTTTTCGCGCCGGTGGCTGCAAGGATAATACGTAAGAGGGGACCCAGACTCTCCATACTTATGGGCCTTACCGTGGACCTAATAGGGTTCGGTTTGTTATACCTCTACCGGGCAACAATACCGGAAATACTGCTTGATACAATATTTGTGGGAGCCGGCATATCAATGATGCTCGTTGGAATAATCAACGTTCTTCTTACCTCTACACCAAGGGAAAATGCTGGAGAGGCCACCGGAATGAATACGGTATTCAGGGATATAGGAATGTCCATAGCCCCTGCATTTGGTGGCGCTCTCGAAACCATGTATACTGTAAAGGTTACCATAGGTGTAAAAATGGTAAATGGCATTCCATACAAAATCATGGAAGCTTTTCCCGATAAGACTGCCTATAATTATATATACCTGATAGGGGTTATATTTGTGATTCTGGGCTTCATATTTACTGTATTAATTAAAAAGACAGGGACAAAGAGTTAA
- a CDS encoding alkaline phosphatase family protein yields the protein MQENFIIPGNKSLVNLSSDIFSHFGLRTETDGIGLNYKHKKLCFILLDGLGWNIYEKTGIKFRNEMKCTSVFPSTTSNALSSFFLNRYPGQHGIIGYQLYIRQLGSIVNILGYTSSAAYIRDSMERAYPMATIFNYESKVTALNRAGYSTVNIIPAFINKTSFSTLLYGNNNTDTYSNVFHSFYVLEDNLKQGKDFVSFYLPEVDQTAHKLGPYDPYTVESARYILQSLISIMEKYSDYDFVITADHGHVEVGNTINLGNDSGLMDISILPPYGDSRALFMENTSEIKEYLEGHYSNLELVAKGDSMYSALMGKIDGNVMQKLPGLIGISRNNDIYHFPLNQRKYAMKGAHSGLLKDEMEIPVLVFQN from the coding sequence ATGCAGGAAAACTTTATAATTCCGGGCAATAAATCCCTGGTAAACCTATCGAGTGACATATTTTCCCATTTTGGCCTCAGGACAGAAACAGATGGCATTGGATTGAACTACAAGCATAAAAAACTGTGCTTCATATTGCTGGATGGGCTGGGATGGAATATCTACGAGAAAACGGGAATCAAATTCCGGAATGAGATGAAATGCACATCTGTATTTCCTTCAACCACATCAAATGCACTGTCATCATTCTTTTTGAACCGTTATCCAGGGCAGCATGGCATAATTGGCTATCAGCTATACATAAGGCAGCTGGGCTCTATAGTAAATATACTGGGTTACACATCCTCGGCTGCATATATAAGGGATTCCATGGAACGTGCTTACCCCATGGCCACGATTTTCAATTATGAGTCAAAGGTAACGGCACTGAACAGGGCAGGATATTCAACGGTGAACATCATACCGGCTTTCATAAATAAAACATCATTCTCCACATTGCTCTATGGCAATAATAATACAGACACATACTCCAATGTGTTCCATAGCTTTTACGTGCTGGAGGACAATCTAAAACAGGGAAAAGATTTCGTGAGCTTCTACCTTCCTGAGGTGGATCAGACCGCACATAAGCTCGGTCCATATGATCCTTACACAGTGGAATCGGCGAGATATATTCTCCAGAGCCTGATCTCAATAATGGAAAAATACAGTGACTATGATTTTGTTATAACTGCCGACCATGGCCATGTGGAGGTCGGGAATACCATTAACCTTGGGAACGATTCTGGCCTTATGGACATATCCATACTTCCTCCCTATGGCGATTCCAGGGCCCTCTTCATGGAAAATACATCAGAGATAAAGGAGTACCTTGAGGGGCATTACAGCAATCTTGAACTGGTTGCAAAAGGGGACAGCATGTATTCAGCCCTCATGGGAAAGATAGACGGCAATGTAATGCAGAAACTTCCGGGGCTTATAGGGATATCCAGGAACAACGACATATATCATTTTCCACTAAACCAGAGGAAATATGCAATGAAGGGTGCGCACAGCGGGCTTCTCAAGGACGAAATGGAAATTCCGGTTTTAGTTTTTCAAAATTAA
- a CDS encoding cobyrinate a,c-diamide synthase: protein MAIKGIMIAGTSSGSGKTTVSAGIMRALSDKGMRVQPFKVGPDYIDPGFHRIASGNIPHNLDPVMGSDATVREIYYHNSEGGDISIVEGVMGLYDGAPGNKFRGSSFDVARILGLPVILIVDISSSGQSAAATVMGFRDMDKRVNIAGVIMNRAGSDYHCSMVGDAIEHFTGIKVIGCIKRGEDLKIKSRYLGLVTTAEKATGETYFQNLSQQIAKSVDLDSIIRISSKYRTIWKGSKRIYNLKMKERARIGIAYNEAFSFYYAENIEILEKFGGIPVYFDPIRDKTLPDIDGLYLGGGYPELHARELSENKTIMWEIRNKISNGMPVFAECGGYMYLSESITVDKGNFPMVGAIPATVYMKGLSLGYREAAAASDCAILEKGKRIRGHEFHYSRIEFKGDQKPAYEFKNGELEGYNYMGLTAGYLHVYFPSNQNAARRFVLRCRDYRKQNPES, encoded by the coding sequence ATGGCCATTAAGGGAATAATGATAGCGGGCACATCCAGTGGATCCGGGAAAACAACGGTATCAGCCGGGATCATGAGGGCACTTTCAGATAAAGGAATGAGGGTGCAGCCATTCAAGGTTGGCCCTGATTATATTGATCCGGGATTCCACAGAATTGCATCAGGGAATATACCACACAATCTTGACCCGGTTATGGGAAGTGACGCAACTGTCAGGGAGATATATTATCACAATTCCGAAGGCGGTGATATTTCAATAGTTGAGGGGGTAATGGGCCTTTATGACGGGGCGCCAGGAAATAAGTTCCGTGGCAGCTCGTTTGATGTGGCAAGGATTCTTGGATTGCCTGTAATACTTATTGTGGACATTTCATCTTCAGGGCAGAGCGCCGCTGCCACAGTGATGGGATTCAGGGACATGGATAAGAGGGTGAACATAGCGGGTGTTATAATGAACCGCGCAGGATCAGATTACCACTGCAGCATGGTAGGGGACGCAATAGAGCATTTTACGGGAATAAAGGTTATAGGATGCATAAAGCGCGGCGAGGATTTAAAAATAAAATCACGTTATCTTGGCCTTGTGACAACTGCGGAAAAAGCAACAGGAGAAACCTATTTTCAGAATCTATCACAGCAAATTGCAAAAAGTGTTGACCTGGATTCCATAATAAGGATTTCCAGTAAGTATAGAACCATCTGGAAGGGAAGCAAAAGGATTTACAATTTAAAAATGAAGGAGAGGGCAAGGATCGGCATAGCATATAATGAGGCATTTTCCTTCTATTATGCGGAGAATATTGAAATTCTGGAAAAATTTGGCGGCATTCCAGTATATTTTGATCCCATAAGGGATAAAACCCTGCCTGATATTGACGGGCTGTACCTGGGCGGAGGATATCCGGAACTCCATGCCCGGGAACTTTCAGAGAATAAAACGATCATGTGGGAAATCAGGAATAAAATCAGCAATGGAATGCCGGTTTTCGCTGAATGTGGCGGATACATGTACCTTTCAGAATCAATAACTGTTGATAAGGGGAATTTTCCCATGGTGGGTGCAATACCGGCAACGGTGTATATGAAAGGGCTCTCGCTGGGTTACAGGGAGGCTGCTGCTGCATCAGATTGCGCCATACTGGAAAAGGGTAAAAGAATAAGGGGGCATGAGTTCCACTATTCAAGAATAGAATTCAAGGGGGACCAGAAGCCAGCCTATGAATTCAAAAATGGTGAGCTGGAAGGATACAATTACATGGGACTCACTGCAGGATATCTGCATGTGTATTTTCCGTCAAACCAGAATGCAGCCAGGAGATTCGTTTTGCGGTGCAGGGATTACCGTAAACAAAATCCTGAATCATAA
- a CDS encoding cobalamin biosynthesis protein has protein sequence MDGKRIALVSVTANGMAISERLSLEFKADIFVSSRFAGTGNYKVFHHAEDITSLIFENYVAAIFIMSLGAVVRIIAPCLHDKFHDIPVLAIDDSARFVIPVTGGHHGANDMAGKIADILGAVAVITTASDLHGIAAVDSVAVKYGMVIKNRENLAPVSGDMLAGDPVQVINRTGISVPELQGSSSGRKIIITYMDEQDDSALILVPQVLDLGIGFSSDATLKDMLKAIESTFKKFHLLMEAIGSISTIDIKSGNPDIKKLAESLKCPLHFYPAEELNRHASDKSDAVYRATGAYSVSNAAARISSGNGMQIVSKEIINNVTVSVFLHGH, from the coding sequence ATGGATGGAAAGAGGATAGCACTGGTATCTGTAACCGCCAACGGCATGGCAATTTCTGAAAGGCTTTCTCTTGAGTTCAAAGCAGATATTTTTGTAAGCAGCAGATTCGCAGGAACCGGTAATTATAAAGTATTCCATCACGCAGAGGATATTACATCATTAATTTTTGAGAATTATGTTGCTGCCATTTTCATTATGTCTCTCGGGGCAGTCGTAAGGATCATAGCACCTTGCCTGCATGATAAGTTTCATGATATACCGGTTCTGGCAATAGATGATTCTGCCAGGTTTGTTATACCTGTAACAGGAGGCCACCACGGTGCCAATGATATGGCCGGAAAAATAGCGGACATTCTGGGTGCAGTGGCAGTAATCACAACCGCATCAGACCTCCATGGAATTGCTGCTGTAGATTCAGTTGCAGTGAAATACGGCATGGTCATCAAAAACAGGGAGAACCTCGCCCCTGTTTCAGGAGATATGCTTGCAGGTGATCCGGTACAGGTAATCAACAGGACTGGAATTTCAGTCCCGGAGCTTCAGGGCTCCTCCAGCGGAAGAAAAATCATTATAACCTACATGGATGAGCAGGATGATTCTGCCCTGATCCTGGTGCCACAGGTGCTGGACCTCGGCATCGGTTTTTCCAGCGATGCCACATTAAAAGACATGTTAAAGGCCATAGAATCAACATTCAAAAAATTTCACTTATTAATGGAGGCCATAGGATCGATTTCAACCATAGATATAAAATCCGGGAACCCTGATATAAAAAAACTGGCAGAAAGCCTGAAATGCCCACTTCATTTTTATCCTGCTGAGGAGCTTAACAGGCATGCATCTGACAAATCCGATGCTGTTTATAGGGCAACCGGCGCCTATTCTGTATCCAATGCCGCCGCAAGAATTTCCTCTGGAAATGGCATGCAGATAGTATCTAAGGAAATTATTAATAATGTTACCGTATCGGTGTTTCTGCATGGCCATTAA
- a CDS encoding MFS transporter → MIVSSASGLTFWGMVGTLGPLAAAGSIIGVLPHYLKVLVLLIGPLFVPFGNFFMGLLTDRLGRKKIFLMTMIIYGVGIVVISLSYTFIPLIIGLMLAEFGVGGEEIPSLSLVSEDSPVSQRAMWLTIISDFDNIGSALIAGLFVIIVNSFMDRIILLSAASVLIIIMVLSRISLPESYKWQESRGQKEKSEITKKSLYIDTNGVNIKRPAYRLSLFVLMTMAISQYTTFGLMAYVIGPYEFPGARTDDMIIFVALVGASVAGFIAAPLISRGRKKYTMYSFGTGFLSTVLIFILIPFLHDTLIFYPLLFLNMMMSEFAWASRTTLEPELAPTRIRGTFIGTVRLAPMIVYPLLVIATSTMPLTDFIALNMGLWLLGFVGAMVWHHYGIETRNVNIDYSEN, encoded by the coding sequence ATGATTGTATCAAGCGCTTCAGGGCTAACGTTCTGGGGAATGGTTGGTACACTGGGCCCGCTTGCTGCAGCAGGGTCGATAATAGGGGTGCTTCCACATTATCTGAAGGTTCTCGTTCTGCTGATTGGGCCTTTATTTGTCCCATTCGGGAATTTTTTCATGGGGTTGCTTACGGATCGGCTGGGAAGAAAAAAGATTTTTCTTATGACCATGATCATTTATGGTGTGGGAATAGTTGTGATATCATTGAGCTATACCTTCATTCCACTGATAATAGGCCTTATGCTGGCGGAATTCGGGGTCGGTGGAGAGGAAATACCCTCACTATCACTTGTATCTGAGGATTCTCCAGTATCCCAGAGGGCAATGTGGCTTACAATCATATCTGATTTTGACAACATAGGCAGTGCCCTTATAGCAGGATTATTTGTTATAATTGTAAATTCATTTATGGATAGGATAATTCTTCTTTCTGCTGCCTCAGTGCTAATTATAATTATGGTACTATCCAGGATTTCCCTGCCGGAGTCATACAAATGGCAGGAATCAAGGGGGCAGAAGGAAAAGTCAGAGATTACAAAGAAATCGCTTTACATAGACACTAACGGCGTAAATATCAAAAGGCCTGCTTACAGGCTCTCTCTCTTTGTGCTCATGACCATGGCAATATCCCAGTATACCACATTCGGCCTCATGGCATATGTAATCGGCCCCTACGAATTCCCAGGAGCCCGTACAGATGACATGATAATATTTGTTGCCCTTGTTGGCGCTTCAGTGGCTGGCTTCATTGCTGCACCGCTCATATCCCGTGGAAGGAAAAAATACACCATGTATTCCTTCGGAACCGGATTTTTATCCACGGTTCTGATTTTTATTCTTATACCCTTCCTTCACGACACACTGATATTTTATCCACTGCTGTTTCTGAATATGATGATGAGTGAATTTGCCTGGGCTTCAAGGACAACACTGGAGCCCGAACTGGCACCAACAAGAATAAGGGGAACTTTCATCGGTACCGTCAGGCTGGCCCCTATGATAGTCTATCCACTTCTTGTAATAGCCACCAGCACCATGCCACTAACAGACTTTATTGCCCTGAACATGGGATTGTGGCTTCTTGGGTTTGTAGGTGCCATGGTATGGCATCATTACGGGATTGAAACAAGAAACGTCAACATAGACTATTCAGAAAATTGA